In Methanolobus chelungpuianus, a genomic segment contains:
- the hdrC gene encoding CoB--CoM heterodisulfide reductase subunit C: MSEPTHDNTNLLNTMKAACRDTLRCMQCGVCSGSCPSGRHMAINIRRLVKKAARTVDVLKDEQLWMCTTCYNCQERCPRNIDIVEAVFSLRSIAVHEGIMLPEHGRVSGLLIRHGHAVPIDDERKKQRTELGLDEIPLTVQSCPEGLEEVRTLLKSCGFDRLTGDRDKSNAKTETA, translated from the coding sequence ATGTCTGAACCCACTCACGATAATACCAATCTTCTCAACACTATGAAGGCTGCCTGCAGAGATACTCTCAGATGCATGCAGTGCGGCGTGTGCAGCGGCAGCTGTCCTTCCGGCAGGCATATGGCAATAAACATCCGCAGGCTTGTAAAAAAGGCTGCCAGGACCGTCGATGTCCTGAAGGACGAGCAGTTGTGGATGTGCACTACCTGCTATAACTGCCAGGAGCGTTGCCCCAGGAATATTGATATCGTGGAAGCAGTGTTCTCATTGAGGTCCATTGCTGTGCACGAAGGCATCATGCTCCCGGAGCACGGCAGAGTAAGCGGACTATTGATCCGGCATGGCCATGCAGTGCCCATAGATGATGAGCGGAAGAAACAGAGAACAGAACTGGGGCTCGACGAGATACCCCTTACGGTGCAAAGCTGCCCTGAAGGCCTTGAGGAGGTCAGAACCCTGCTGAAGTCGTGCGGGTTTGACAGGCTCACGGGCGACAGGGATAAGAGTAATGCAAAAACGGAGACGGCATGA
- the glnA gene encoding type I glutamate--ammonia ligase encodes MVNSKSIPKPTTVEDVLKIVEERDVKFIRTQFTDILGMVKSWAIPATDLENVFKNGVMFDGSSIEGFTRIEESDMVLMPDPSTFRILPWRPKEGAVARIIGDVKRPNGKPFEGDPRFILKRAIAEADKMGYTMNVGPELEFFLFKLDADGKPTTQLTDNGGYFDFAPLDLAQDVRRAIDFALVDMGFRLEASHHEVAPSQHEINFRFGDVLSTADNVVTFKYVVKSVAYHQGYYASFMPKPLHGVNGSGMHSNQSLMTDGKNAFYDPETSDGLSQTARYYIGGLLKHVREFAAVTNSTVNSYKRLVPGYEAPIYAAWSASNRSALIRIPATRGIGTRVELRCPDPACNPYLAFASMLHAGLDGIKNKIEPPEATNVNIFKLSEEEKTRRGIESLPGSLRESLDIMKESEFMKNVLGEHTFNSFLKAKNTEWDDYKTIVHPWEIENYLSIL; translated from the coding sequence ATGGTAAACTCAAAATCAATACCAAAGCCCACGACCGTCGAAGACGTGTTGAAGATAGTAGAAGAACGTGATGTGAAGTTCATAAGGACCCAGTTCACAGATATACTGGGCATGGTAAAGAGCTGGGCGATCCCTGCAACAGACCTTGAGAATGTCTTCAAGAACGGTGTAATGTTCGATGGTTCATCCATTGAGGGCTTTACCAGGATCGAAGAATCTGACATGGTGCTCATGCCGGACCCGTCCACTTTCCGGATACTCCCCTGGAGACCCAAGGAAGGCGCAGTCGCACGTATCATTGGCGATGTCAAGAGGCCTAACGGCAAGCCCTTCGAAGGAGACCCGAGGTTCATATTGAAGAGAGCTATCGCAGAAGCCGACAAGATGGGCTATACAATGAACGTAGGTCCTGAACTTGAGTTCTTCCTGTTCAAGCTGGATGCTGATGGCAAGCCAACAACCCAGCTCACGGACAACGGCGGATATTTCGACTTTGCCCCCCTTGACCTTGCGCAGGATGTAAGGAGAGCGATCGACTTTGCACTCGTTGACATGGGTTTCAGGCTGGAGGCGTCCCACCATGAAGTTGCACCCTCACAGCACGAGATCAACTTCAGGTTCGGCGATGTACTCTCCACAGCTGACAATGTTGTCACTTTCAAGTATGTGGTCAAGTCAGTTGCTTATCATCAGGGCTACTATGCATCCTTCATGCCAAAGCCACTGCACGGTGTGAACGGATCAGGCATGCACTCTAACCAGTCCCTCATGACGGACGGTAAGAACGCATTCTACGATCCTGAAACCAGTGACGGTCTCTCCCAGACTGCCAGATACTACATCGGCGGTCTGCTCAAGCACGTAAGAGAGTTCGCAGCTGTCACCAACTCTACAGTAAACTCTTACAAGAGACTCGTTCCGGGATACGAGGCGCCCATCTATGCAGCATGGTCCGCATCCAACAGGAGTGCACTCATACGCATACCGGCAACAAGAGGAATCGGCACAAGGGTAGAGCTCAGGTGCCCTGACCCCGCATGCAACCCCTACCTGGCATTTGCATCAATGCTGCACGCTGGTCTCGATGGTATAAAGAACAAGATAGAGCCACCGGAGGCAACTAACGTCAACATCTTCAAGCTCAGCGAGGAAGAGAAGACAAGGAGGGGCATCGAATCCCTGCCAGGCAGCCTGAGGGAATCACTTGACATCATGAAGGAAAGCGAGTTCATGAAGAACGTCCTTGGCGAGCACACCTTCAACAGCTTCCTCAAGGCAAAGAACACTGAATGGGATGACTACAAGACAATTGTCCACCCATGGGAGATAGAGAACTATCTGAGCATACTGTAA
- the hdrB gene encoding CoB--CoM heterodisulfide reductase subunit B — translation MRGLSLFLGCVIPNRYPGIEMATKLCLAKMDIDCVELKGASCCPAPGLFRSFDRTAWLALAARNIVLSEELGRDILTVCNGCYSTLADANRIMKDDKALREQVNRHLAGIGREFKGSIEIRHIIEYLHRELGPQGIGKHVERPLDIRAAVHYGCHLLKPSRERGLGSFERPEFFDELIESLGATSIDYPDKTECCGAGGGVRSALKEDSLRLAQHKLSRIKEAGVDCIVNACPFCHMQFDLGQEEIRRITGIEYNIPVLHYTQLLGLALGFTPDMLGINLNVIKNNTFVQRIENGQ, via the coding sequence ATGAGAGGACTATCACTTTTTCTTGGCTGTGTGATCCCAAACAGGTATCCGGGAATAGAGATGGCAACCAAGCTATGCCTGGCAAAGATGGACATTGACTGCGTGGAACTTAAGGGCGCTTCCTGCTGCCCTGCACCGGGCCTGTTCAGGTCCTTTGATAGGACAGCCTGGCTGGCTCTTGCAGCCCGTAACATAGTACTCTCTGAAGAACTGGGCAGGGACATACTGACAGTATGCAATGGATGTTACAGTACCCTCGCAGATGCCAACCGCATCATGAAAGATGACAAAGCCCTCAGAGAGCAGGTCAACAGGCACTTGGCAGGGATAGGCAGGGAATTCAAAGGCAGCATAGAGATCAGGCACATCATAGAATACCTTCACCGGGAACTGGGGCCGCAGGGTATCGGGAAGCATGTTGAAAGACCCCTGGACATACGGGCGGCCGTGCATTACGGATGCCATCTTCTTAAGCCCTCCAGGGAAAGGGGCCTGGGCAGTTTCGAGCGGCCGGAGTTCTTTGATGAACTGATAGAGTCCCTGGGAGCCACAAGTATTGATTACCCTGACAAGACCGAGTGCTGTGGCGCAGGAGGCGGAGTCCGTTCTGCACTGAAGGAGGACTCCCTGCGACTTGCGCAGCATAAGCTTTCAAGGATAAAGGAGGCAGGCGTGGACTGCATAGTCAATGCGTGTCCCTTCTGCCACATGCAGTTTGACCTGGGGCAGGAGGAGATACGGAGAATTACAGGTATCGAGTATAACATACCTGTGTTGCATTACACCCAACTGCTGGGGCTTGCACTCGGATTCACCCCGGACATGCTGGGCATAAACCTTAATGTGATAAAAAACAATACTTTCGTTCAAAGAATTGAAAATGGACAGTAA
- a CDS encoding class II glutamine amidotransferase: MCGIIGVIDRTKARMDGSSIKRALSLMNERGSGEGAGYVAYGIYPDYPDCYAIHVFFDNLIEPKSKVDEVLQKWGRIVHQEEIPTYEQPGLKKEHIPWRYFYKPYTDFIVGSNNPAEDIVKQLVMTVNSTIPGALIFSSGINLGVFKAAGWPEDVADFYRIEDYKGYIWLAHNRYPTNTPGWWGGAHPFNLLDWAVVHNGEITSYGTNKRYVESNGYKCTMFTDTEVVAYLFDLLGRRHGLPSEMVVEALAPHFWDEIDRMPEKEQKLQRTLRLTYGPALMNGPFAIVVATSKGIVGFTDRIKLRPLVVGENGSRLYISSEEAAIRVMDPEVNAIYMPRAGEPVVGRVVQ; this comes from the coding sequence ATGTGCGGAATAATAGGCGTTATCGATCGGACCAAGGCCAGAATGGACGGTTCCAGTATTAAGAGGGCCCTGAGTCTGATGAACGAAAGAGGAAGTGGAGAAGGAGCAGGATATGTAGCCTATGGCATATACCCTGATTATCCGGATTGTTATGCTATTCATGTGTTTTTCGATAATCTTATAGAACCCAAGTCCAAGGTAGATGAAGTGCTCCAGAAGTGGGGCAGGATAGTCCATCAGGAAGAGATCCCGACATACGAGCAGCCGGGACTGAAGAAGGAGCATATCCCTTGGAGATATTTCTATAAGCCATATACCGATTTCATAGTAGGCAGCAATAACCCTGCAGAGGATATAGTTAAGCAGCTTGTGATGACCGTGAACTCTACCATCCCCGGAGCTCTCATCTTCTCATCCGGAATAAACCTGGGAGTATTCAAGGCGGCAGGATGGCCGGAGGATGTTGCGGATTTCTACAGGATAGAGGATTACAAGGGTTATATCTGGCTTGCACACAACCGCTACCCGACCAATACGCCAGGCTGGTGGGGCGGCGCGCACCCGTTCAACCTGCTTGACTGGGCGGTTGTACACAATGGTGAGATCACATCCTACGGTACCAACAAGCGTTACGTTGAAAGTAACGGCTACAAGTGTACCATGTTCACCGATACGGAGGTTGTAGCTTACCTGTTCGACCTCCTGGGCAGGCGTCACGGACTTCCTTCCGAGATGGTCGTAGAAGCCCTGGCACCACATTTCTGGGATGAGATAGACCGGATGCCCGAGAAGGAGCAGAAGCTTCAGCGTACCCTGCGCCTTACATATGGTCCGGCGCTCATGAACGGACCCTTCGCCATCGTGGTTGCAACGAGCAAGGGCATTGTTGGATTCACTGACAGGATAAAGCTTCGCCCTCTTGTGGTTGGAGAGAACGGCTCACGTCTCTACATTTCCAGCGAGGAGGCAGCCATCCGTGTGATGGACCCGGAAGTGAACGCAATATATATGCCAAGGGCAGGCGAGCCCGTAGTAGGGAGGGTTGTACAATGA
- a CDS encoding glutamate synthase-related protein, with protein sequence MSLGSVPLKYRISIDRDQCMKCMRCVDNCSYGVYRIENDKILIDSRRCTACHRCISMCPRDAISLQEKPVDYRSHPLWTAQAREDIINQARTGKIILAGMGNAMDYPIIFDRLVLDACQVTNPSIDPLREPMELRTYLGKKPARLEFTRDDKGDIELKTELAPNLKLETPIMIGHMSYGAISLNAQLSMAKAVAKTGTFMGTGEGGMHESLYPYQNNMIVQVASGRFGVDINYLERGAAIEIKIGQGAKPGIGGHLPGEKVCPDVSCTRMIPLGSDAISPAPHHDIYSIEDLAQLVRSLKEATEWKKPIFVKIAAVHNVAAIAAGIARSSADAVVIDGFRGGTGAAPKVFRDNVGIPIEAAVAAVDQKLNDQGVRNEISVIASGGIRNSADLAKSIALGADAVYIGTASLIALGCRVCGNCYRGLCPWGIATQRPDLVSRIDTDVGAEHVANLIHAWTLELSELMGAAGINSIESLRGNRERLRGYMLDEGMLNVLKVDPVGA encoded by the coding sequence ATGAGCCTGGGTAGTGTTCCGCTTAAGTACAGGATAAGTATTGACCGCGACCAATGCATGAAGTGCATGCGCTGCGTTGATAACTGTTCATATGGGGTTTACAGGATAGAGAACGATAAGATCCTGATCGACTCCCGCAGGTGTACTGCCTGCCACCGCTGCATTTCCATGTGTCCCAGGGATGCCATCTCCCTTCAGGAGAAGCCCGTGGACTACCGCAGTCACCCTCTCTGGACAGCACAGGCCCGTGAGGATATAATAAACCAGGCCCGCACAGGTAAGATCATCCTGGCCGGAATGGGTAACGCGATGGATTATCCTATTATCTTTGACAGGCTGGTGCTCGATGCCTGCCAGGTAACGAACCCGAGCATCGATCCGCTGAGGGAGCCCATGGAGCTGCGTACCTACCTTGGGAAGAAGCCTGCAAGGCTTGAGTTCACAAGGGATGACAAGGGCGATATAGAGCTCAAGACCGAACTGGCCCCAAATCTCAAGCTGGAGACTCCCATCATGATAGGCCACATGAGCTATGGTGCCATCAGCCTGAACGCACAGCTCAGCATGGCCAAGGCAGTAGCAAAGACCGGGACATTCATGGGCACCGGTGAGGGTGGCATGCACGAGTCCCTCTATCCGTACCAGAACAATATGATTGTTCAGGTCGCATCCGGACGTTTCGGTGTGGACATCAACTACCTGGAGCGCGGTGCGGCAATAGAGATAAAGATCGGGCAGGGGGCAAAGCCAGGTATCGGGGGCCACCTTCCTGGAGAGAAGGTGTGCCCTGATGTTTCGTGTACACGCATGATCCCTCTTGGATCGGATGCCATAAGCCCTGCCCCTCATCATGATATTTACAGCATCGAGGACCTTGCACAGCTTGTGCGCAGCCTTAAGGAAGCCACGGAATGGAAGAAGCCTATCTTTGTCAAGATAGCTGCTGTCCATAATGTGGCAGCCATAGCTGCAGGAATTGCCAGATCTTCAGCCGACGCGGTTGTAATTGACGGTTTCCGAGGAGGTACCGGTGCAGCCCCGAAGGTGTTCAGGGACAACGTTGGTATCCCGATCGAAGCCGCAGTTGCGGCCGTGGACCAGAAGCTGAATGACCAGGGCGTAAGGAACGAGATATCCGTGATAGCAAGCGGAGGTATCCGCAACAGTGCGGACCTTGCAAAGTCCATAGCACTTGGCGCGGATGCCGTCTACATAGGCACAGCTTCGCTCATAGCCCTTGGATGCAGGGTGTGTGGCAACTGCTACCGGGGACTCTGTCCATGGGGTATCGCTACCCAGAGGCCTGACCTGGTCAGCCGCATCGATACTGATGTCGGCGCGGAGCATGTTGCAAATCTTATCCATGCCTGGACCCTGGAACTGAGCGAGCTGATGGGTGCTGCAGGGATCAACAGTATTGAAAGCCTGCGTGGTAACCGCGAGAGACTGCGCGGCTACATGCTGGACGAAGGCATGCTGAACGTCCTGAAGGTAGACCCTGTGGGGGCCTGA